The Cystobacter ferrugineus genome includes a window with the following:
- the rpmG gene encoding 50S ribosomal protein L33 → MPKGNRSIISLECTTCKERNYYTTKNKRKSQDKLELSKYCPRERKHTVHKEGKV, encoded by the coding sequence GCAGCATCATTTCGCTCGAGTGCACGACCTGCAAGGAGCGGAACTACTACACGACCAAGAACAAGCGGAAGAGCCAGGACAAGCTCGAGCTGAGCAAGTACTGCCCCCGCGAGCGCAAGCATACCGTCCATAAGGAAGGTAAGGTCTAG